GACCACAACCACTTCGACGGCTATATCCAAGGTTCGGATACAAGAACTACTTACCAACCCGGTGGTCACGTACCCGGCCTCAATCGCGGCGGCTGGCACGACGCGGGCGACGACGACCTACGCATCGAATCGCAAGCTGGCACCATCCTCGGCCTCGTGCACGCCTATGAAGCGTTCGGCCAAGACTACGACAATACGACCATCGATCAAGAGAGTCTCACCGTCGAAATCCACCAGCCCGACGGCAAGCCCGACTTACTCCAGCAAATCGAGCACGGGACCCTTTCCGTTGCCGCGGGCTACCGCGAGCTCGGAGTATTCTACCGCGGCATCATCAACCCCACCCTTCGCCAATACGTCATGCTCGGCGACACGATGAACATGACAGACAATGTACCATTCGACCCCAGCGTATCGGATCATCAACTACCTGAAATCGGGCAAGGCATTCCCGGATCGCCCGACGACCGCTGGGTGTTCACCACCCGCCGCTCCGCTCGCCACGAGCTCATAGGCGCGGCGGGCCTCGCCGCAGCAGCCCGCGCCTTGAAAGGCTTCAACCCAGAACTCGCCGCCGAGTCCCTCCGCTACGCGGAAGCCTCATGGGATAAGATCGAGGTAGACGAGGTCGGCCAAAAAGTGCCCCTGGCCACGGAGCTTTTTCTCGCGACCAACGACCCTCAATACCTCCGCTTCATCGTGGAGCAAGTCGACTACGTCGCTGCCCACTTCGCCCAAATCGGGTGGGAGCTGTGCCGCATCCTTCCCAGCGTCAACGATTCGAAGTTTAAAACCGCCATACGCTCCGCCGCCGAAACGCATGCCCGACGCATCCGCGAGGCGGAACGCGAAACGCCCTACGGCGTTCCCTACCAGCCCGGAATTTGGGGCGCGGGCTGGGGCATCCAAAGCTTCGGAGCCAAGCAGTACCACTTACATAAGGCCTTTCCCGACCTCTACTCGCGCGACCTCATGCTCAATGCCCTCAACTTCGTGCTCGGCTGCCATCCAGGATCGAACACGGCCTCATTCGTCTCCGGAGTCGGGGCGGAATCGCTCACCGTCGCCTACGGCCTCAATCGAGCCGACTGGTCTTACATCCCCGGCGGCAGCGCTTCCGGAACCGCCCTCATTCGCCCCGACTATCCGGAGCTGCTGACATGGCCCTTCCTGTGGCAACAAACTGAATACGTCCTTGGAGGCGGCACCACCGACTACCTCTTCCTCGCCCAAGCGGCAGCGAGCATTTTCGACGCGGAGTAGCTCTGGAGGGACGAGCTCCACCTCGTCCGCGGAACCGCAGGAAGCCAATGCCTCCACAAAAAAAGGCGAACCGCCCTCGAGCCGTCCACCTTTTGAGAATAGTTGTCTTGTCTCCTTGAAGGGAGCCTAGTTAGCGCCCGCGGCCAAAGCGGGGTAGCGAGCCATCACCGTTTCCACGCTTTTCGCGAAACCGGAACGGGCCGCTTCGAGGCTGTTCACGAAGTCGTCGGCCGTAAGCGTCTCGATATCGTCCTCGATGTGGGCGAGCAGGTTGGCGACTTGGGTAAAACCGAAGTTGCTGGCCGAGCCCTTGAGCTTGTGCGACTCCTTGGCGATCACCGCGCGATCCGTGCTGAACTCAGCTGCGTCGATTTTGCCAAACTGGCCATTGCCGTCTTCCACGAACTCATGGAAAAGCTCCGCCATGTCCTCGTCGAATTCGTCTTCTTCCTCGCCAAAGATCATTTCCAACTGTTCCCAGTCGATAAGTTCTGAGTCGCTCATTTTCTAATGCTTCCTGATTTGCTGTTGGGATTGTAGTGACCAATCGTGGGATTGTCTCGATCCAGCCTCCTTAGCCGCCGATACGACGATTGCCGTAACCAAGCTTGGACTCAATCGCTTTCTTCACGCCTTTCTTGCCGGGAGTAACGTCCCCCACGAGCCCTTGAGCCTTGGCGAAACCCTCGCGCAAAGCCAAAACCACCTTCTGGTACTCGTCCTTGCTCAGGTGCAGCAAGGCGATGAGCAGCGGATCCGGACCGGGCATGGCAACGCCGCCGAGGCCATCGTCGATGATGGTGCCGATCATGCGCTTGGCGAAGGAGATGAGGCAGGCCATACGCTCATGGTTGCCCGCTTCCGACGGCTCGAACTGGTTGTAGACCGGGACCACGATCTCGTCGGAGAAGCCCCAGCGACGCATCACCGAAGCCCCCACCTTTGCGTGGTTGAGGCCAAAAATTTCCATCTCTTCGGAAGCGATCGCCACGTCCTCCGGGAGCGAGTTCTGGAAGGCGACCTGCTGACCCCGCTTCGAAAGCTCCTTCTCGATGAAGACCATGCCGATGCCGTGCAAGAGACCAATGGTGTAGGCTACGCCTGGATCTTCGCCGTACTTGCGAGCGAGGCGCTCCATGGCAAGGGCGCAAGCCACCGAGCGACGCCAGAATTGCCCCGGCCCGAGCGCGTAGGTCTCCAGCGGCTTGGCCATGATGTCCGAAAAGGCCAGCATGGTAAGGATCTGGTAAACGTCGTTAAAGCCCAGCTGCATGATCGCGTCGTCGATCGAGTCGATGTGGTAGCCGGGATTGAAGTAGGCGCTGTTGGCCGTCTTCAAGATCATCGAACTGAGAGCCGCATCGAGGCGGATCATTTCGCGGATCTCGTCCGGGTTCGTATTGCAGTCAGAAACCATCGCCTGCAGCTGAGGCAAAATCTGTGGCGCGACCGACATCTCCTCCAGGTCGCATACGAGCTCTTCTACATTTAATGGGTAGTTGATCATAGTAGGCCGAAAATAGTTCGTTCTCAATCATCGACCCGTGAGCCGTAAAGTTGAGCAATTCACCCGATGATTTATTCGGGGAGGAGACCGCAGCGCCCTGCGCCGCAATCACCCCGTGGCCGACCCTCGCATGTGAACCTAGAGTAAAATACTCAAATTCCTTCGGCCAATGCCTAAACTCCGCTACTCAGAAACCGATAGTTCAAGACGTGAAAACACGAATAGAAATCCAATTGAACGAAGACGAGTGGTCCATGTTGAACGCCGCGGCCGACAGCATCCAATCCTCCCCAGAGGAGCTAGCGCGCATCTCGCTGATGCAACGCTGCATGGTAATGTCGGTCGACGACGAGATTTGCGACAGCACCCGCGGCATGGTCGGGCACGCATTCTCTCTCAACTAGACCGCAACTCCGACTTCTCCATCTCGAGCGCCTCTAAAACCCCC
This region of Pelagicoccus enzymogenes genomic DNA includes:
- a CDS encoding HDOD domain-containing protein, which encodes MINYPLNVEELVCDLEEMSVAPQILPQLQAMVSDCNTNPDEIREMIRLDAALSSMILKTANSAYFNPGYHIDSIDDAIMQLGFNDVYQILTMLAFSDIMAKPLETYALGPGQFWRRSVACALAMERLARKYGEDPGVAYTIGLLHGIGMVFIEKELSKRGQQVAFQNSLPEDVAIASEEMEIFGLNHAKVGASVMRRWGFSDEIVVPVYNQFEPSEAGNHERMACLISFAKRMIGTIIDDGLGGVAMPGPDPLLIALLHLSKDEYQKVVLALREGFAKAQGLVGDVTPGKKGVKKAIESKLGYGNRRIGG
- a CDS encoding Hpt domain-containing protein; translation: MSDSELIDWEQLEMIFGEEEDEFDEDMAELFHEFVEDGNGQFGKIDAAEFSTDRAVIAKESHKLKGSASNFGFTQVANLLAHIEDDIETLTADDFVNSLEAARSGFAKSVETVMARYPALAAGAN
- a CDS encoding glycoside hydrolase family 9 protein, with the protein product MRSPRNIVTLAIAFGGILSSAAPLQLNEQEYLETQGLNVMLAHDYYPEGHQGGVSIIQNGLRVATNGDLRLDRTPGQWDPIPAKIGERRVDPQTGRISCRFQFPDESKNRKGFNPIEYPDLEFAYTLSIEPAEGTSFTVTVDLDERLPSKWDGQVSFMLELFPGFLFGKTYLTDEGDSGYFPRQANGPGRFDETGEYQIDSLAKSKSLSIAPESDAQRMIIESVVGSELELVDGRGLHDNGWFIVRATLEKGAVKNALQWKLSPNVIENWTRDPVIQVSQVGYHPVQQKFAVVELDKHDAQRPDLELKRLHSDGTLETVTDTTIEEWGRFLRYDYLRLDFSEIKTPGSYLVTYGKQRSRPFRIASDVFDRHVWQPTLEYFLPAQMCHVRVNDRYRVWHGACHLDDARLAPLDHNHFDGYIQGSDTRTTYQPGGHVPGLNRGGWHDAGDDDLRIESQAGTILGLVHAYEAFGQDYDNTTIDQESLTVEIHQPDGKPDLLQQIEHGTLSVAAGYRELGVFYRGIINPTLRQYVMLGDTMNMTDNVPFDPSVSDHQLPEIGQGIPGSPDDRWVFTTRRSARHELIGAAGLAAAARALKGFNPELAAESLRYAEASWDKIEVDEVGQKVPLATELFLATNDPQYLRFIVEQVDYVAAHFAQIGWELCRILPSVNDSKFKTAIRSAAETHARRIREAERETPYGVPYQPGIWGAGWGIQSFGAKQYHLHKAFPDLYSRDLMLNALNFVLGCHPGSNTASFVSGVGAESLTVAYGLNRADWSYIPGGSASGTALIRPDYPELLTWPFLWQQTEYVLGGGTTDYLFLAQAAASIFDAE